A genomic region of Elephas maximus indicus isolate mEleMax1 chromosome 10, mEleMax1 primary haplotype, whole genome shotgun sequence contains the following coding sequences:
- the LOC126084604 gene encoding olfactory receptor 4K14-like, which produces MEEANQSVVSEFIFSGLCNSKELQSFFLVPFSMLYLMTVVGNLLIVFLIISDSHLHSPMYFLLANLSFVDFCLSSVTTPKLTTDFLKDNKTISFGGCMSQILCVHFFAGGEMVLLVTMAYDRYVAICKPLHYSRIMDRQKCLWLVLISWIIGFVHAMSQMAMILELPFCGPRRVDSFFCDIPLVIKLACMDTHTLGTLINADSGVLATTCFILLLISYTYILLTVPLRTKDGASKALSTCTSHIIVVVLFFGPCIFIYLWPFSIAWVDKFLGVFYTAITPLLNPAIYTLRNKKIKNAIKRLISQHMASRDNC; this is translated from the coding sequence ATGGAAGAAGCAAATCAGTCTGTGGTGTCTGAATTTATTTTTAGTGGACTTTGTAATTCAAAGGAGCTCCAAAGCTTCTTCTTAGTGCCATTTTCTATGCTCTACCTGATGACTGTTGTCGGCAACCTCCTCATTGTGTTCTTGATCATCTCTGACTCTCATCTCCATTCCCCTATGTATTTCCTCTTGGCCAATCTCTCATTTGTTGATTTCTGCCTTTCCTCAGTCACCACCCCTAAACTAACCACAGACTTCCTAAAGGATAACAAGACCATTTCATTTGGGGGCTGCATGAGCCAGATTCTCTGTGTGCATTTCTTTGCAGGTGGTGAGATGGTACTGCTTGTGACAATGGCTTATGAccgttatgtggccatctgcaagccACTCCATTACTCCAGGATCATGGACAGACAAAAGTGCCTCTGGCTAGTTTTGATATCATGGATCATTGGCTTTGTGCATGCCATGAGTCAAATGGCAATGATTCTGGAACTGCCATTCTGTGGACCCAGACGAGTGGACAGCTTTTTCTGTGATATCCCTTTGGTGATCAAACTAGCCTGCATGGATACACATACTCTGGGAACATTGATAAATGCCGACAGTGGGGTCTTGGCAACAAcctgcttcattcttttgctgATCTCTTACACCTATATTCTATTAACTGTTCCCCTTCGCACTAAGGATGGAGCATCAAAGGCACTCTCTACCTGTACTTCCCACATCATAGTGGTGGTGTTGTTCTTTGGACCCTGTATCTTCATCTATCTGTGGCCATTCAGCATTGCTTGGGTGGACAAATTTCTTGGTGTGTTTTACACAGCAATCAcgcctctcctgaatccagccatTTACAcactaagaaataaaaagattaaaaatgcaATAAAGAGACTGATAAGTCAACATATGGCTTCGAGGGATAATTGTTAG